The following are from one region of the Nerophis ophidion isolate RoL-2023_Sa linkage group LG20, RoL_Noph_v1.0, whole genome shotgun sequence genome:
- the rln3b gene encoding relaxin-3b: MWKAAVLTLCLLVALVDRVRLNEAHPSFYGMKLCGREFIRAVIFTCGGSRWRRSVGDSALIGDEAFDQWNANPFPQLAGEQDAASSNIWKEQTIDVASVAAEFRRSARSPISQEVLEALQSVDRKGRDVVVGLSNACCKWGCSKSEISSLC, translated from the exons atgtggaAAGCAGCCGTCTTGACTCTTTGTCTCTTGGTGGCATTGGTGGACAGGGTCCGGCTCAACGAAGCTCATCCCTCTTTCTATGGGATGAAGCTGTGCGGCAGAGAGTTTATACGCGCTGTCATCTTTACCTGTGGGGGCTCCCGCTGGAGGAGGAGTGTGGGAGACTCAG CTCTTATTGGAGACGAGGCGTTTGACCAATGGAACGCGAATCCTTTCCCTCAACTCGCCGGTGAGCAGGACGCTGCATCGTCCAACATTTGGAAAGAACAGACTATAGATGTGGCGTCTGTGGCCGCGGAATTTCGCCGCTCGGCTCGCTCGCCAATTTCCCAGGAGGTCCTAGAGGCCCTACAAAGTGTAGACAGGAAAGGGCGCGATGTGGTGGTGGGCCTATCTAATGCTTGCTGCAAATGGGGCTGCAGTAAGAGTGAAATCAGCTCCCTATGCTAA
- the tnpo2b gene encoding transportin-2, with protein MEWQPDEQGLQQVLQLLKDSQSPDTATQRAVQEKLEQLNQFPDFNNYLIFVLTSLKSEDEPTRSLSGLILKNNVKAHYQNFPPNVADFIKRECLNNIGDPSPLIRATIGILITTIASKGELQTWPELLPQLCNLLNSEDYNTCEGSFGALQKICEDSSELLESDALNRPLNIMIPKFLQFFKHCSPKIRSHAIACVNQFIIGRAQALMDIIDTFIESLFALAGDEDSEVRKNVCRALVMLLEVRIDRLIPHMHSIIQYMLQRTQDPDENVALEACEFWLTLAEQPICKEALSGHLLQLIPILVNGMKYSEIDIILLKGDVEEDEAVPDSEQDIKPRFHKSRTVTLQHEGGDGEEGEDIDDDDDDDDDTLSDWNLRKCSAAALDVLANVFREELLPHLLPLLKGLLFHPDWVIKESGILVLGAIAEGCMQGMVPYLPELIPHLIQCLCDKKALVRSIACWTLSRYAHWVVSQPPDAHLKPLMTELLKRILDGNKRVQEAACSAFATLEEEACTELVPYLSFILDTLVFAFGKYQHKNLLILYDAIGTLADSVGHHLNQPEYIQKLMPPLISKWNELKDEDKDLFPLLECLSSVATALQSGFLPYCEPVYQRCVTLVQKTLAQAMMYSQQPDQYEAPDKDFMIVALDLLSGLAEGLGGHVDTLVSRSNIMTLLFQCMQDTMPEVRQSSFALLGDLTKACFPHVKPCIAEFMPILGTNLNPEFISVCNNATWAIGEICMQMGVEMQPYIAMVLSQLVEIINRPNTPKTLLENTAITIGRLGYVCPQEVAPMLPQFIRPWCTSLRNIRDNEEKDSAFRGICMMIGVNPGGVVQDFIFFCDAVASWVNPKDDLRDMFYKILHGFKEQVGEENWQQFSEQFPPLLKERLAACYGV; from the exons ATGGAGTGGCAACCAGATGAACAAGGTCTGCAGCAAGTGCTCCAGCTACTCAAGGACTCCCAGTCTCCAGACACAGCCACACAGAGAGCTGTGCAAGAA AAATTGGAGCAACTTAACCAATTTCCAGATTTCAACAACTATCTCATCTTTGTCCTGACAAGCCTCAAATCTGAGG ACGAGCCCACTCGATCTCTCAGTGGCCTGATACTGAAGAACAATGTAAAGGCTCACTACCAGAACTTCCCTCCCAATGTGGCTGACTTTATCAAACGAGAATGCCTCAACAACATCGGAGACCCTTCGCCCCTTATCAGAGCTACAATTG GTATCCTGATCACTACCATTGCCTCCAAAGGCGAGCTGCAGACCTGGCCTGAACTGTTGCCGCAGCTGTGCAATTTACTGAACTCGGAGGACTACAACACTTGTGAG GGGTCTTTCGGAGCTTTGCAGAAGATCTGTGAAGACTCGTCAGAGTTGTTGGAGAGTGATGCACTGAACAGGCCACTCAACATCATGATTCCCAAGTTCCTGCAGTTTTTTAAGCACTGCAGCCCAAAGATCAG GTCCCACGCTATTGCATGCGTGAACCAGTTCATAATTGGTCGAGCTCAGGCTCTGATGGATATTATTGACACTTTCATTGAG AGTCTCTTTGCACTGGCAGGTGATGAGGACAGTGAGGTGCGCAAGAATGTCTGCCGGGCCCTAGTAATGCTGCTGGAAGTCCGCATTGACCGCCTCATCCCGCACATGCACAGCATCATCCAG TACATGCTGCAGCGGACCCAAGACCCAGATGAGAATGTGGCTTTGGAGGCCTGTGAGTTCTGGCTGACTTTGGCTGAACAGCCCATCTGTAAAGAGGCCCTGTCTGGCCACTTGCTCCA ACTCATCCCAATATTGGTGAATGGGATGAAATACTCTGAGATTGATATAATTCTTCTTAAG GGTGACGTAGAGGAGGATGAAGCAGTTCCAGACAGCGAGCAAGACATCAAACCTCGCTTCCACAAGTCCCGCACGGTCACTCTGCAGCACGAAGGAGGGGATGGGGAGGAGGGCGAGGATATtgacgatgatgatgacgatgatgacgaTACTCTGTCTGACTGGAACCTAC GGAAATGTTCTGCTGCGGCGCTGGATGTTCTAGCCAATGTGTTTCGAGAGGAGCTGCTTCCTCATCTCCTTCCCCTGCTGAAAGGCCTGCTCTTCCACCCGGACTGGGTCATCAAAGAGTCTGGTATCCTGGTCTTGGGGGCCATAGCTGAGG GATGCATGCAGGGTATGGTACCTTACTTGCCTGAGCTCATCCCCCACCTCATCCAGTGTCTATGTGACAAAAAGGCCCTCGTTCGTTCCATCGCCTGCTGGACCCTCAGCCGTTACGCTCATTGGGTGGTCAGCCAGCCCCCGGACGCACACCTGAAGCCTcttatgacagagcttctcaaacGGATCCTGGATGGCAACAAGAGGGTACAGGAAGCAGCCTGCAG TGCTTTTGCCACCCTGGAGGAAGAGGCGTGCACAGAGTTGGTACCTTACTTAAGCTTCATCTTGGACACGTTGGTGTTTGCTTTTGGGAAGTACCAGCACAAGAACCTGCTCATCCTTTATGATGCCATAGGAACACTGGCAGACTCTGTGGGACACCATCTGAACCAGCCT GAGTACATCCAGAAGTTGATGCCTCCGCTGATCTCAAAGTGGAATGAGTTGAAGGATGAAGATAAAGATCTATTCCCATTGCTTGAATGTCTGTCATCTGTAGCTACAGCTCTGCAGAGTGGCTTCCTCCCCTACTGTGAGCCCGTCTACCAGCGTTGTGTCACTCTTGTCCAGAAGACTCTGGCACAAGCCATG ATGTACAGTCAGCAGCCAGATCAGTATGAGGCACCTGACAAAGACTTCATGATCGTGGCTCTGGATCTCCTGAGCGGCCTGGCTGAGGGACTGGGCGGTCATGTGGACACGCTTGTATCTCGCAGCAACATCATGACTCTGCTCTTCCAGTGCATGCAG GATACAATGCCCGAAGTAAGACAGAGTTCTTTTGCCCTACTCGGTGACTTGACCAAGGCTTGCTTCCCTCATGTCAAACCATGCATTG ctgaaTTCATGCCTATTTTAGGAACCAATCTGAACCCAGAGTTCATCTCTGTCTGCAACAATGCGACCTGGGCCATCGGAGAGATCTGTATGCAGATGG GTGTAGAGATGCAACCGTACATTGCTATGGTCCTGAGCCAGTTGGTTGAAATCATAAATCGACCAAACACCCCTAAGACCCTACTGGAGAACACAG CAATCACCATTGGACGACTTGGCTACGTGTGTCCCCAGGAAGTCGCACCCATGCTGCCACAGTTTATCCGACCTTG GTGTACATCACTGCGCAACATTCGAGACAACGAGGAGAAAGACTCTGCGTTCCGTGGGATTTGCATGATGATTGGCGTGAACCCTGGCGGTGTAGTGCAG GACTTCATCTTCTTCTGTGACGCAGTCGCTTCTTGGGTGAACCCCAAAGATGATCTGAGAGATATGTTCTACAAG ATCTTGCATGGTTTCAAGGAGCAGGTTGGAGAGGAGAACTGGCAGCAGTTCTCAGAGCAGTTCCCCCCCCTGCTAAAGGAACGACTGGCAGCCTGCTATGGTGTTTAA